The Bacillus carboniphilus genome contains a region encoding:
- a CDS encoding LysE family transporter produces the protein MNFFELIIEPCLLGIGLAAPIGPIKLEMIKRGINHGFWPSWLIGLGGMSADILFILLIFIGVYPFLQIEAVKLILASFGFVFLLKMSLSTIFHSLTKSPYNMENKNNKSSYWTGFFIALLNPFNLIFWFSIYGSSLTTIASETPSIYPFIIYSTSIILGIFIWNLNVAFTVHFAKNLINKTLLKMVTLAAGVFLLFFSLKLGKDMVELFIHLR, from the coding sequence ATGAATTTTTTTGAACTAATCATTGAGCCATGTCTTCTCGGAATTGGCTTAGCCGCCCCGATCGGACCTATTAAACTAGAAATGATCAAACGTGGAATAAACCATGGGTTTTGGCCCTCATGGCTGATTGGCTTAGGTGGAATGAGTGCAGACATCCTTTTTATTTTATTGATCTTTATCGGGGTCTATCCTTTTTTACAAATAGAAGCTGTGAAACTCATACTCGCTTCTTTTGGGTTTGTCTTTTTACTAAAAATGAGCTTATCAACAATCTTTCATTCACTTACGAAGTCACCTTACAACATGGAGAATAAAAACAACAAGTCCTCTTATTGGACAGGCTTTTTTATTGCCTTGCTTAACCCTTTCAATCTCATTTTTTGGTTCAGTATTTATGGTTCTTCTTTGACAACGATTGCTAGCGAGACACCTTCCATTTATCCGTTCATTATTTATAGTACAAGCATCATATTAGGTATTTTCATATGGAATTTAAATGTTGCTTTCACGGTCCATTTTGCTAAAAATTTGATCAATAAAACATTATTAAAAATGGTCACGTTAGCTGCAGGTGTCTTCCTATTATTTTTCAGCCTCAAATTAGGAAAAGACATGGTGGAACTGTTTATTCATTTACGTTAG
- a CDS encoding YqcI/YcgG family protein, which yields MLVSKLLKATDITDDSYVPNWGLNVFQSFSSDMLDEERLFPCFLGVEGLKNDWLRFTFIDSLQTGMDKLAEDLRTYLKSYKQIGRYTSFVAFFKPEPLKTIEEYEKDFWRVLQNLHKLDDKPWPQEIPVDPDNHMWEFSFHDQPMFVVCNTPAHKKRKSRYSKTFMMTFQPRWVFEGIDENTVKGRNIQKIVRNRLKHYDDVAAHPELGWYGKESNLEWKQYYLKDDNEKSAAKCPFHASKPYQSMKE from the coding sequence ATGTTGGTGTCAAAATTATTAAAAGCAACGGATATAACAGATGACTCTTATGTTCCGAACTGGGGATTGAACGTTTTTCAATCCTTTTCATCCGACATGTTAGATGAAGAACGCCTTTTTCCATGTTTTCTAGGAGTAGAAGGGTTGAAAAATGATTGGTTACGATTCACTTTTATTGATAGTCTTCAAACGGGAATGGATAAATTGGCGGAAGACTTAAGAACATATTTAAAGAGCTATAAACAAATTGGGCGATACACTTCTTTTGTTGCTTTTTTTAAACCTGAACCATTAAAAACGATAGAAGAATATGAAAAAGATTTTTGGCGTGTTTTGCAAAACCTTCATAAGTTAGATGATAAGCCTTGGCCCCAAGAGATCCCTGTAGACCCAGATAATCATATGTGGGAATTTTCCTTTCATGATCAACCGATGTTTGTAGTTTGTAATACGCCTGCACATAAAAAAAGGAAAAGTCGATATAGTAAAACCTTTATGATGACATTCCAACCAAGGTGGGTTTTTGAAGGGATCGACGAAAACACAGTAAAAGGGAGAAACATACAAAAAATTGTTCGTAATCGCTTAAAGCATTATGATGATGTGGCAGCCCACCCTGAATTAGGGTGGTATGGGAAAGAGAGTAATCTTGAGTGGAAGCAATATTATTTAAAGGATGATAATGAAAAATCAGCAGCGAAATGTCCGTTTCATGCAAGTAAACCATATCAAAGTATGAAGGAGTGA
- a CDS encoding cupin domain-containing protein: MNQTRFEKQVGGALDEVVYELLPKDKTGYVEVQYDTPHQEHPYHTHPTDEILHIIEGGLFFTVDDETIYCEEGDRIYLPKYVWHGSKAGEEGCTYIIAILK; the protein is encoded by the coding sequence ATGAATCAAACAAGGTTTGAAAAGCAAGTAGGGGGGGCATTAGATGAGGTTGTTTATGAATTACTCCCAAAAGATAAAACAGGCTATGTAGAAGTTCAGTATGATACGCCTCACCAGGAGCATCCCTACCATACTCATCCAACAGATGAAATTCTACATATAATTGAAGGTGGGCTGTTTTTTACTGTAGATGATGAAACCATATATTGCGAAGAAGGAGATCGAATATACTTGCCTAAATACGTATGGCATGGATCAAAGGCGGGGGAAGAGGGTTGTACGTATATTATTGCGATTTTAAAATAG
- a CDS encoding cysteine hydrolase family protein produces the protein MVDRPVLVVVDVQKGFDDPRWGKRNGLEAEENMISLMEHWRFEKLPIIHIQHSSKDKHSPLYHGGWGYPFKDGFEPREGEYHIIKRVNSAFIETSLDQVLKENHLNTLVIIGFTVPHCISTTARMAGNLGYQTFIVEDATVSFERKAINDEYFSPEQVHLMELSILHNEFANIISTHSALMLGKSYSF, from the coding sequence ATGGTGGATCGTCCAGTATTAGTAGTTGTTGACGTGCAAAAGGGATTTGATGATCCTAGATGGGGAAAACGGAATGGTTTAGAAGCAGAAGAGAATATGATTTCACTTATGGAGCATTGGCGTTTCGAAAAATTACCAATTATCCATATTCAGCATAGCTCTAAAGATAAGCATTCCCCCCTGTATCACGGGGGATGGGGTTACCCTTTTAAAGACGGATTTGAGCCAAGAGAAGGAGAGTACCATATTATTAAGCGAGTAAACAGCGCATTTATTGAAACCTCGTTAGATCAAGTTTTAAAGGAAAACCACTTAAATACCCTTGTAATCATCGGCTTCACCGTTCCTCACTGTATCTCCACTACGGCAAGAATGGCTGGAAACTTAGGTTATCAAACGTTTATTGTAGAAGATGCAACGGTTTCTTTTGAAAGAAAGGCTATAAATGATGAGTATTTTTCACCAGAACAAGTTCATTTAATGGAGCTGTCCATCCTTCATAATGAATTTGCCAATATTATTTCTACACACAGTGCTCTCATGCTAGGGAAAAGCTACTCTTTTTAA
- a CDS encoding DUF4349 domain-containing protein codes for MKIILKLFIGLSILMVFVGCSNDQSEVSDEAPYTTEESHSKVVEHKDEQLTNDQELAENNETVSEKKIIYNAFLDVEMKDYEQTIQELKTEATNLGGYVLNVNTIENDNERRKEGNVTFRIPEGEFQSFLEIVKGKSVKVNHQSESATDVTEEYVDLESRLKSKQAVEKRLNDYLQEAENVEDLLSISKELERVQQEIEQLKGRIQYLENQTSYATVDLRAVETKANIPGQDDLNTWERTKQTFLESMNKLLAFASNVVVFLVGYLPIIILITVIGIGGVWISKWWIKKSKSRQKMD; via the coding sequence ATGAAAATTATTCTAAAGCTATTTATCGGATTGTCTATTTTAATGGTTTTTGTGGGTTGTAGTAATGATCAGTCAGAAGTAAGCGATGAAGCTCCTTATACAACCGAAGAAAGTCATAGCAAAGTAGTTGAGCATAAAGATGAGCAACTGACAAATGATCAAGAATTAGCCGAGAACAATGAAACTGTTAGTGAAAAAAAGATTATCTATAACGCATTTTTAGATGTTGAAATGAAAGATTATGAACAAACCATTCAAGAATTAAAAACAGAAGCGACTAACCTAGGTGGCTATGTTCTTAACGTGAATACGATAGAAAATGATAATGAACGAAGGAAAGAAGGAAACGTCACTTTCCGAATCCCTGAAGGGGAATTTCAATCGTTTTTAGAGATTGTCAAGGGGAAGAGTGTGAAAGTCAATCATCAATCAGAAAGTGCAACAGATGTAACGGAGGAATATGTAGACCTAGAGTCAAGACTAAAATCGAAACAAGCAGTCGAAAAACGGTTGAACGATTATTTACAAGAAGCAGAAAATGTTGAAGACTTACTTTCGATTTCGAAGGAGCTTGAACGAGTTCAACAAGAAATTGAACAATTGAAGGGCAGAATTCAATATTTAGAAAATCAAACGAGCTATGCTACGGTTGATCTTCGTGCAGTTGAAACAAAGGCTAATATACCAGGACAAGATGACTTAAATACGTGGGAACGAACAAAACAAACCTTCTTAGAAAGCATGAATAAATTATTAGCGTTCGCTTCAAATGTTGTCGTGTTTTTAGTTGGATATCTTCCAATCATTATTTTAATAACCGTTATCGGTATTGGAGGAGTTTGGATCTCCAAGTGGTGGATAAAAAAATCGAAATCAAGACAAAAGATGGACTAA
- a CDS encoding YhfC family intramembrane metalloprotease translates to MIEIDVFISAYVAMALSVLLLVLIILLIWKKKWLSWKSVGMGILIFIVFALVLEQLLHIFLIDRDSGLLKFSNNPYLFVLYGCLAAGIFEEVGRYVGFRFLLRKNREFGDGLSYGLGHGGIEVIVVTFLSLISLVIISTFINQGMFDALFSESLTADQLNDVKDQYLNMEWFMPLISFLERIPALALHLSLSLLVLLSVKRKKKSFLLLAIGFHAIFNFFPGLYQADIVPLWFTEVIIWIFGIGCFWFIIKSRKLFDGETDH, encoded by the coding sequence ATGATTGAAATTGATGTTTTTATTAGTGCATATGTAGCTATGGCATTGTCAGTTTTATTACTAGTACTTATTATTTTACTTATATGGAAGAAGAAGTGGTTATCGTGGAAATCCGTTGGAATGGGTATCCTCATCTTTATTGTGTTTGCATTAGTATTAGAACAATTGTTACATATCTTTCTCATTGATCGAGATAGCGGTTTGTTGAAGTTTTCAAATAATCCTTATTTATTCGTATTGTATGGTTGTTTAGCTGCTGGAATATTTGAAGAGGTCGGCAGATATGTAGGATTTCGCTTTTTATTGAGAAAGAATAGGGAATTTGGAGACGGGCTGTCATATGGATTAGGTCATGGTGGAATAGAAGTAATTGTAGTAACGTTTCTAAGTTTAATTAGTTTAGTTATTATTTCTACCTTTATTAATCAAGGAATGTTTGATGCCCTCTTTAGTGAAAGTTTAACTGCTGATCAGTTAAACGACGTTAAAGACCAGTATCTCAATATGGAATGGTTTATGCCGTTAATCAGTTTTCTAGAAAGAATTCCAGCTCTAGCCCTTCATCTCTCTTTATCGTTACTTGTCCTTTTATCAGTAAAGAGGAAGAAGAAGTCTTTCCTTTTGTTAGCAATCGGCTTTCATGCGATCTTTAACTTTTTCCCAGGTCTTTACCAAGCAGACATTGTTCCACTTTGGTTTACAGAAGTAATTATATGGATATTTGGAATAGGTTGTTTTTGGTTTATTATCAAAAGTAGAAAATTGTTTGATGGTGAGACTGATCATTAA
- a CDS encoding aminopeptidase → MTSFEQKLEKYAELIVSVGLNIQKDQTLFIDAPVESPEFVRFVVKKAYERGAKEVRLDWYDDQASRIKFELAPASSFTEFPSYKALEKEELAKEGAAYLHITSSDPDYLKGIDSSKISSFQKAKGKELETFRQYMQNEKISWTIAAAATEGWANKVFSNEPKEQRLSFLWDAIFSTTRSHEEDPVKAWENHSKSLQEKKEYLNSKRYKALHYKAKGTDLSIELPKDHIWTTAESKNEHGHGFIKNIPTEEVFTSPSMYGVNGTVSSSKPLSYAGNIIDEFQLTFKNGRVIAAKAKQGEEILQSLVDTDEGSHYLGEIALVPHDSPISNSNILFFNTLFDENASNHLALGAAFPFCLKDGVKMTKEQLAEKGLNDSLTHVDFMVGTADMDIDGELEDGTLEPIFRNGNWAF, encoded by the coding sequence ATGACCTCATTTGAACAAAAGTTAGAGAAATATGCTGAGCTGATTGTATCAGTCGGCTTAAATATTCAAAAAGATCAAACTCTATTTATCGATGCTCCTGTTGAATCACCCGAATTTGTTCGCTTTGTCGTTAAGAAAGCGTATGAGCGAGGGGCAAAAGAAGTACGACTGGACTGGTACGATGATCAAGCTAGCCGAATCAAATTTGAACTAGCGCCAGCATCGTCGTTTACCGAATTCCCTTCTTACAAAGCTCTTGAAAAAGAAGAACTGGCTAAAGAAGGAGCTGCCTATTTACATATTACATCATCTGACCCTGACTATTTAAAAGGGATTGATTCTAGTAAAATCTCATCCTTTCAAAAAGCGAAAGGAAAAGAATTAGAAACCTTCCGTCAATATATGCAAAATGAAAAGATAAGTTGGACAATTGCGGCAGCGGCTACTGAAGGTTGGGCTAATAAAGTGTTTTCAAATGAACCAAAGGAACAACGACTTTCATTCTTATGGGACGCCATTTTTTCTACCACAAGGTCACATGAAGAAGACCCCGTAAAAGCGTGGGAAAACCATTCAAAATCATTACAAGAAAAGAAAGAATATTTGAATTCAAAGCGTTATAAAGCCCTTCACTACAAGGCGAAAGGGACTGATTTATCAATCGAACTTCCGAAGGATCACATTTGGACAACCGCAGAAAGTAAAAATGAACATGGACATGGTTTTATTAAAAACATCCCTACGGAAGAGGTCTTCACAAGTCCATCCATGTATGGAGTAAATGGAACCGTTAGCAGTTCAAAGCCTTTAAGCTATGCTGGAAATATTATTGACGAATTCCAATTAACATTTAAAAACGGTCGAGTGATCGCTGCGAAGGCAAAGCAAGGTGAAGAAATCTTACAATCACTTGTAGATACCGATGAAGGATCACATTATTTAGGAGAAATTGCCCTCGTGCCTCATGATTCTCCTATTTCTAATTCAAATATCTTATTTTTTAATACGTTATTTGATGAAAATGCCTCAAACCATTTGGCATTAGGTGCTGCCTTTCCATTTTGTTTAAAAGATGGGGTCAAGATGACAAAAGAACAGCTTGCTGAAAAAGGTCTCAATGATAGTTTAACTCACGTTGATTTCATGGTAGGAACGGCTGATATGGATATCGACGGTGAACTTGAAGATGGAACTTTAGAACCGATCTTCCGAAACGGAAACTGGGCGTTTTAA
- a CDS encoding potassium channel family protein: MQRQGIILDTLNKGGLLIIFFKKMWYKAIKASNWTVLFATISLIMISSFAITFIEPDTFPTPFEGLWWVMTTVVTVGYGDVSPTTIEGKIFAMFLYIVGIGIMTIFIGKTIDAFSYRKRLKEEGKMKITTENHIILINWTKKAQIALEELLITFPSIHIVIIDEILEKTPIFHERVEFVKGNPSVHETLCHANVVNCKSVMIFSPEDCKRTSEADGQTLLIASTLKEYARKQNQTIYTLCEISDTRHLQAFQYVDVDEFITPNDTAAHLAARSMLFNGSSEIIRQLTSHKGYDLYSIPNKGWKTYRQAKDELSSKGALLISDHEDLSIVNRLDESIPVNAKLFVICDEQAYEIIKKT; the protein is encoded by the coding sequence ATGCAGAGACAAGGTATCATACTAGACACATTAAACAAGGGGGGGCTCCTTATTATCTTTTTTAAAAAAATGTGGTACAAAGCCATAAAAGCTAGCAATTGGACGGTTTTATTTGCGACAATTTCCTTAATTATGATTAGTAGCTTTGCGATCACTTTTATTGAACCTGATACTTTTCCTACTCCTTTCGAAGGACTTTGGTGGGTGATGACTACAGTTGTGACAGTCGGATATGGAGATGTATCACCAACGACGATAGAAGGTAAAATTTTTGCGATGTTTTTATACATAGTAGGAATTGGGATCATGACTATTTTTATTGGCAAAACGATTGATGCTTTTAGCTATCGTAAACGATTGAAGGAGGAAGGCAAAATGAAGATAACGACCGAAAATCATATCATCTTAATCAATTGGACTAAAAAAGCTCAGATTGCTTTAGAAGAGCTTTTAATAACATTCCCTTCAATCCATATTGTCATTATTGATGAAATTTTAGAAAAAACACCGATCTTTCACGAGCGGGTCGAATTCGTTAAGGGAAACCCATCTGTCCATGAAACACTATGTCATGCGAATGTAGTCAATTGTAAATCGGTGATGATTTTTTCACCTGAAGATTGCAAACGCACATCTGAGGCTGATGGTCAAACATTGTTAATTGCTTCTACTTTAAAGGAATATGCCAGAAAACAAAACCAAACGATTTATACCCTTTGCGAAATATCAGACACTCGTCATCTTCAAGCCTTTCAATATGTTGATGTAGATGAATTTATTACACCAAATGATACGGCGGCACACCTAGCTGCTCGCTCGATGCTATTTAATGGTTCAAGCGAAATTATACGTCAGCTCACCAGCCACAAGGGTTATGATCTATATTCTATTCCAAATAAAGGCTGGAAAACATACCGACAAGCGAAAGATGAACTATCTTCAAAAGGAGCTTTACTGATTTCAGATCATGAAGACCTGTCAATTGTCAATCGATTAGATGAAAGCATTCCTGTTAATGCAAAATTATTTGTCATTTGTGATGAACAAGCCTATGAAATCATAAAGAAGACTTAA
- a CDS encoding ATP-binding protein, with translation MNQYRGRMIASSTVIVVVCLWNFIFYVILKNQPYWKIDFLFTLAIVIIAWWLGMYYDRSKHYLQRIKLSEQRFRKLSTEMNHVLTHIQDVVFQTDSTGKISYLNHAWEKLTGYTVNESTHSIIYHFIPFDNKEEVQKKMKECVKNNVEHTRFEVSYKKKDGGKFWGMIHLTFYYNEYGVFEGTVGTITDITERVYAEEELIEMNEHLAIQSQKLAIAGQLAAGIAHEVRNPLTSINGFLQLIYREGREDRQYFQIIFDEIKRIEVVLSELLMLAKPQAIYFQEVNVVEVVQQVVTFTQSNATLHNINIEFINKGNDIYILCDENQLKQVFINLIKNSIEAMNNGGNILVTSYRKNGQAVITIEDEGMGMTDEQIEKLGEPFFTTKEKGTGLGMTVCLRIIKDHQGQLHVKSVPGKGTKISISIPVTDSVLVNQDRIIVT, from the coding sequence ATGAACCAATATCGGGGAAGAATGATTGCCAGTTCAACCGTTATTGTGGTTGTCTGTTTATGGAATTTTATCTTTTATGTTATTTTAAAAAACCAGCCATATTGGAAGATCGATTTTCTCTTTACACTGGCAATTGTGATTATCGCATGGTGGCTAGGTATGTACTATGACCGATCGAAGCATTATTTGCAGCGAATCAAATTAAGTGAACAACGATTTCGGAAGTTATCCACCGAAATGAACCATGTCTTAACACATATTCAAGATGTCGTTTTTCAAACAGATTCAACAGGTAAAATATCCTATTTAAATCATGCATGGGAAAAACTTACGGGATACACAGTAAACGAAAGTACTCATAGTATAATTTATCATTTTATTCCTTTTGATAATAAGGAAGAAGTACAGAAAAAAATGAAAGAATGTGTAAAAAATAATGTTGAACATACTCGATTTGAAGTAAGCTATAAGAAAAAAGATGGTGGGAAATTTTGGGGTATGATTCATCTTACGTTTTATTATAATGAATATGGTGTATTTGAAGGGACAGTTGGGACGATAACCGATATTACCGAGCGTGTCTATGCAGAAGAAGAACTAATTGAAATGAATGAACATTTAGCCATCCAATCGCAAAAATTAGCTATTGCGGGTCAGTTAGCTGCAGGAATTGCACATGAAGTTAGAAATCCTCTCACATCAATTAATGGTTTTTTACAACTAATATATAGGGAAGGGAGAGAGGATAGACAATATTTTCAAATAATTTTTGATGAAATAAAAAGAATAGAAGTCGTACTTAGTGAATTACTCATGTTAGCAAAGCCTCAAGCAATATACTTTCAAGAAGTCAATGTAGTTGAGGTGGTCCAACAAGTAGTTACCTTTACACAGTCGAATGCGACTCTTCATAATATCAACATTGAATTTATAAACAAAGGAAATGATATTTATATATTATGTGATGAAAATCAACTTAAACAAGTATTTATTAATCTTATTAAAAATAGCATTGAAGCTATGAACAACGGTGGAAACATTTTGGTAACATCATATAGGAAGAATGGACAGGCTGTCATTACAATAGAAGATGAGGGAATGGGGATGACCGATGAACAAATAGAAAAATTAGGAGAACCTTTCTTTACAACAAAAGAAAAAGGTACAGGGCTAGGAATGACGGTATGTTTACGAATTATTAAAGATCACCAGGGGCAACTACATGTAAAAAGTGTTCCAGGAAAAGGTACGAAAATTTCTATTTCTATTCCTGTAACTGACTCGGTTTTAGTCAATCAGGATCGAATTATTGTTACATAA
- a CDS encoding aminotransferase class I/II-fold pyridoxal phosphate-dependent enzyme codes for MLLDKTITFANELEEVKKAVYPYFLSVEENNGPLVKMGNKKIIMMGSNNYLGLSTDPRVQQAAQDAISQYGTTNSGSRLMNGHLLLHEELEWRLAQFFEKEACLLFTTGFMSNQGTIVPLIGKEDYIYMDKDNHNSIVQGVLISKGIYYSKKVFRYKHNDMRHLEKLLKQAPRKAGKFIITDGVFSMGGDLASIKEIVSLAKTYQATIMVDDAHGVGVIGEKGQGISHFYGVQDHIDLITGTFSKSLASIGGFVVGAKHVIEYLKHHSPSFMFSASMPASALAATLQALTIIENEPERIVKLQENGQKIRKGLQQLGYDVPNGSTPIIPIYTKDDQKTFTLWKRLLEAGVYTNAVISPAVMPGHQMLRVNVMSTHDPQHINEALCSFEKVISYL; via the coding sequence ATGTTATTAGACAAAACAATAACCTTTGCAAATGAGCTAGAAGAAGTTAAGAAAGCCGTGTACCCGTATTTTTTAAGTGTGGAAGAAAACAATGGTCCACTTGTAAAAATGGGAAACAAAAAAATTATTATGATGGGGTCTAACAATTATTTAGGTCTTTCAACGGACCCACGAGTCCAGCAAGCAGCTCAAGATGCTATTTCCCAATATGGGACGACAAATTCTGGATCGCGATTAATGAACGGACATCTGCTCTTACACGAGGAATTAGAATGGCGGCTTGCTCAGTTTTTCGAGAAAGAGGCTTGTTTGTTGTTCACCACAGGTTTTATGTCTAATCAAGGAACAATCGTCCCTTTAATTGGAAAAGAAGATTATATCTATATGGACAAAGATAATCATAATTCAATTGTCCAAGGTGTTTTAATATCAAAAGGAATCTATTACTCAAAAAAGGTTTTTAGGTATAAGCATAATGATATGCGGCACCTTGAAAAACTTTTAAAACAAGCACCTAGGAAAGCAGGTAAATTCATTATTACGGATGGTGTTTTTTCAATGGGAGGAGATCTTGCTTCTATTAAAGAAATTGTATCCTTAGCTAAAACCTATCAAGCCACAATCATGGTCGATGATGCCCATGGGGTTGGAGTAATCGGAGAGAAAGGACAAGGAATTTCACACTTTTATGGAGTCCAAGATCATATCGATCTTATTACTGGTACTTTCAGTAAAAGTCTAGCTTCTATTGGTGGATTTGTTGTTGGTGCCAAGCATGTCATTGAATATTTAAAACATCATTCTCCTTCTTTCATGTTCAGTGCTAGTATGCCAGCTTCAGCGCTTGCTGCTACTTTGCAAGCATTAACGATTATTGAGAATGAGCCAGAACGAATTGTTAAACTTCAGGAGAACGGTCAAAAAATCCGCAAAGGTTTACAGCAGCTAGGATATGATGTACCTAATGGTTCCACTCCAATCATTCCCATATATACGAAAGACGATCAAAAAACCTTTACTCTATGGAAACGACTACTAGAAGCTGGCGTTTATACAAATGCAGTCATAAGCCCTGCGGTAATGCCAGGTCACCAAATGCTGCGAGTAAATGTCATGAGTACACACGATCCCCAACATATTAATGAAGCTTTATGTTCTTTTGAGAAGGTCATCTCCTATTTGTAA
- a CDS encoding cytochrome ubiquinol oxidase subunit I: MAELDSVLLSRMLTTLTLAFHIIFATIGVGVPIMISIAEFIGIKKNDEHYLLLARRWARGFVVTVAVGVVTGTVIGLQLALLWPSFMELAGQVISLPLFMETFAFFFEAIFLGIYLYTWDRFKKPIYHWLISLPVVIGSSLSAFFITTVNAFMNTPQGFSVEDGILVGIDPLAAMFNPATPSKVFHVLSSSFMTCAFILAAISAFVLLKGRGTDYHKKALKLTLISAFIFSFFTALAGDLSAKFLAEYQPEKLAAAEWHFETEEGADLIFFGTLNEEGEIENEIRFPKLLSFLAFNDFDAEVIGLDQIPDDEEPPLIVHYLFDVMVMIGMYGLGISLLGLVLMKFKPKFLYNKVVLWLIVASGPLAMIGIEAGWFYAEIGRQPWILRGFMKVAEGATTSTHLPIIFGLFLVLYLILGVICVVVLRKIFRNNPAEAELERRFK, encoded by the coding sequence ATGGCAGAATTGGATAGTGTCTTACTCAGTCGAATGCTGACTACGTTAACTTTAGCATTTCATATTATATTTGCGACAATCGGTGTAGGAGTACCCATTATGATCTCAATAGCTGAATTTATTGGGATAAAGAAAAACGATGAACATTATTTATTATTAGCAAGAAGGTGGGCAAGAGGCTTTGTTGTAACGGTTGCTGTTGGGGTTGTGACTGGAACGGTTATAGGTCTTCAGCTTGCTCTCCTTTGGCCAAGCTTCATGGAGCTGGCAGGACAAGTGATTAGCCTTCCATTGTTTATGGAAACTTTTGCGTTCTTTTTTGAAGCAATCTTCTTAGGAATTTATTTATATACATGGGATCGCTTTAAAAAGCCGATTTACCATTGGCTTATTTCTTTACCAGTTGTCATTGGTTCATCTTTATCAGCCTTTTTTATTACAACCGTAAATGCCTTTATGAATACACCCCAAGGTTTTTCAGTGGAAGATGGGATACTAGTTGGAATTGATCCGTTAGCTGCGATGTTTAATCCAGCAACTCCATCAAAAGTATTTCACGTTTTATCTTCGTCATTTATGACGTGTGCGTTTATTCTCGCCGCTATCTCAGCCTTTGTCTTATTAAAAGGAAGAGGAACGGACTACCATAAAAAAGCATTGAAGCTAACGCTTATCTCAGCCTTTATTTTTTCATTTTTCACTGCTTTAGCGGGGGATTTATCTGCGAAGTTTTTAGCGGAATACCAGCCTGAAAAATTAGCAGCGGCTGAGTGGCATTTTGAAACGGAAGAAGGAGCGGATTTAATTTTCTTTGGAACCTTGAATGAAGAGGGGGAAATTGAAAATGAAATTAGGTTTCCAAAATTACTTAGCTTTCTTGCTTTTAATGACTTCGATGCAGAGGTCATCGGATTAGACCAAATTCCAGATGATGAGGAACCTCCACTTATTGTTCATTATTTGTTTGATGTAATGGTGATGATTGGAATGTACGGGTTAGGTATTTCACTATTGGGATTAGTCTTAATGAAATTTAAACCAAAGTTCCTTTATAATAAAGTGGTTTTATGGTTAATTGTAGCAAGTGGCCCGTTAGCCATGATTGGCATTGAAGCAGGATGGTTCTATGCGGAAATTGGAAGACAACCATGGATTTTAAGAGGATTTATGAAAGTGGCAGAAGGAGCAACTACATCTACTCATTTGCCAATTATTTTTGGATTGTTTTTAGTCTTATATTTAATTTTAGGGGTTATTTGTGTAGTGGTGTTAAGGAAAATATTTAGGAATAATCCAGCCGAGGCAGAGTTAGAACGACGTTTTAAATAG